From the Candidatus Pelagibacter sp. IMCC9063 genome, the window TCTTCCATTTTTTATTCCTTCAATCATAGAAGCATGGTTGTTTGCATCAGAATACACAATGCATCCTGGCAAAAATCTAGCCAGTGTACTCAAAGCACATTCATTTGCGATATAACCAGAAGTGAAAATAAGAGCAGCTTCTTTATGATGAAATTTACAAAGTTCTCTTTCTAACTCCACGTGATAGCTAGAGGTTCCAGAAATATTTCTGGTACCACCAGCTCCTGCACCAACGGCTTTAGCAGCATTCACAAATGCCTCAATAACTTCCGGGTTCTGACCCATTCCAAGATAGTCGTTGCTGCACCAGATAGTAACATCCGATTTAATTCCTAATTCATTGTTAAAAACAGCCTTTGGAAACTCACCATTTTTACGAGTAATATTATTAAACACTCGGTAGCGACCTTCGCTTCTTAATTGATTAAGAGCATTTTCAAAAGTATGGTTATAGTCAAATGTCATTATTAATTTAATTTATACTAAGAATTTCATACATAATCTATTGCACTTTTGGCGCAACTATCTCTCCATTTTCTAACTTGGGAGGGGTATATTGTTGTCCAGCTGGGAAACTATTGGTGAAACGATAATATACAAGAACACTTAAAAGCAAACAAAGACTGACAATAGACAATTTAATAACAGGCCATTCAGGTTTAGTTTTTTTTGCCAAATAACAAGAAATATAAAACATAAGAAAAGGAACGGCGATCGAAGCTAGAATAATAATCTTTTTAATCATGGTTTAAAATAACAATTTAAGTTTCTTAATTAAAGACATATTGCGAATATTTGGTTGGTCTCAGCACAACTCCTAAAGGATAAGATGGCCAAATAAGGAACGAATACTGAGACCAATATTATTACTAGCAAATAAATTTGTGCAAATTGTGACAATAGTTTTTTCTTTTATAATGTTGGGTTTTAGCAACCACAAAAGCAACAACCCTTGATTGTATAATTATTTTTGATTCTGGAGGAAAGAAATAAGACTGGCAAGACCAGCGATTAAAACTTGGGCCTGCAAAGTGAAAAGAATTTCAGTCCCCACACCAATAATCCACCAAATAGCAGATATAGAAATATACCAAACTAAGCTAAATGCAAAAGTACGAACAATTTTTTTCCAGTCAATTTCTTTTGGATTTTCTTCACTCATATTACAACTTTAAATTAATCTTGTGATAACATAAAGTATATAAACTATTGAGAAATAAATAATAAAATAATTAACATTAACTAGTGAGTTATTATGGGAAAAAGCAAAGACGTTAAAAAAGAAAAAAAGAAAGCAAAAAGTACAGCTCCAAAGGTTAGTAAGTCTAAGAAGCAGTATTAGTTTTTTGAAAAGGACGCTATTCATATAGTTCGCGTCCTTTTTTATTTTTAACCAGAGAAATAATCAGTAGTAATAATTTATGTTAAAAGAAAGTCTTCACTGGATCTTACTTGGATTGGCGATTGGATTTGCTCTTTATTTAGCGGATAAATATATTTTTCTTTAAGCCATTTAATGGAAATAGAGATTCTAAAAAAATTATTCGAGGTTATTTTTCCTGTATTTTTTATTATTGGAATTGGATATTTATTCGGGAAAAAAAATCCAGATTTTGACTCCAACGTTATTACTTCCTTTGCTGGAACCGTAGGAGTTCCCAGTCTTTTGTTTTATTCACTTACCTTAAGTAATTTGGATTTTAATATTTTTTTAAAATTTGCAGGCATTACTCTTCTTTGCATAGGGTTATTTACGCTTATGGGAGTTATATTACTAATAATTCTTAAGAGAAATATTTTGCGAGAATTGCCGCCTATTATTTTACCCAATATGGGAAATATGGGTATGGCCTTTTGTTTGTTTGCCTATGGGGCGAAAGGTTTTTCAATTGCAAGCGCGATTGCATCTGTAATTATGATTCTGCACTTTACGGTAAATATTTTTTTAGCAAAAGGAAAGTTTAGTATAGAGCCTTTATTAAAATCCATACCTCTTTATGTCATTTGTATTGCAGGTATTTTTTTATATTTTAAAATTCCAGTTCCTAAATTTGTTTCCAACACGACTATGCTCCTGGGATATACCACTATTGTTCTGGTGCTCAGTTCATTGGGAATAGCTTTGAGTAGTTTAAGAACAGTAAGCATTAAGAAAACATTAATTATTTCTTTCGCGAGACTAATTGGAGGCCCAATTATTGCATTTGCAGTGATCAAATTTTTTGGTCTGACGGGGTATCAAGCAGGAGTTTTATTTATTCAATGCTCTATGCCAGCTGCAGTACTTACCTACCTTTTAGCTAAAATGTATTCACCCAAGGAACAGGCAGATAATATTGCTAGTGTCATTGCAACATCTACCTTTATATCTGTTGTTACTATTCCCGTTATAGTTTTTATCGCACTAACTGCTTTTGATTAAGTTATTTGTTTTATGATTTTTAAAATACCTTTGGTATTTTTCTTCTGGCGCTTTTTTTTTATTTTTTGTTGATAAGTTTTTTTCTTCTTTTTTGGCATACCAAATTAAAAATGATCTTTTTTTTCAGCTTTTTTAGAAATTATTAAAGGAAAAATAATGAGTACGAATACAATTATAATTGCAATAATTACAATTAAGGACACTTTCATTAAGACTTTTCAAAATTTTTAAGAATAGATTCTACTTTTTTATAATTATCAGCGGAAAGTGTTTTTTGGGGATCAAAGTAAGCTTTTTCAATTTGGCTCATGTCGTAATCTATTTCTTTAAAAAGATTAATGGCAAGTTCGTAATTTTTTTTCAAAGAAAAGGCTAAATTACTTAGCTTGGTCACATTCTTTTCTGCTGCAATTTGTTTAGAAATAGAGCTAACTTTTTGAAGATAAAGAAATGCCTCCTCTTCAATCTTTTTATTTTTGGATTTAAATATATTGGAAATAAATTTTAACAAAGTAACCTCTTGATTTATGAATAAAATATCAAACTATGGATCTAATGTCTAAAACAAAGATACAATATATTTGTGAGCAAAAAATCCCACTATTAAAAGACCAATACCTATGGAGTAAATAAGCCAAAAATTCATACCAAGACTTTTTGCAAAAAAGAAAGGAAGAAAAAACAAATAAGAAACAGGCACACCAACCAGAATGCTTTTGGCAAAAGTAATCGAAGTTTCCGGGTTTTTGTGTTCCAGGTAAGAAAAAATAAGTGCCATTAAACTTGCCAAGGGAAGTGCAATAAGAAAACCCGACAATTCTGGTTTTTTTCCAGACAGCCAACTAGCAAACGCTATAACTATTGCTGCAAATAAAATTTTAAGAAAAAAAAACATTTTTTTTCAAGATAGTTAATAATATTTATTTAAAAGAATCTTTGGGCATAAACTGCAATACGTTACCTCGATAATATTCGAATAAAGAAGCGCTCTCTCGATAAATATTCGCACAAGCAAAGTTTTTTTCTTGTTCTGTAAGTTTAGCTTGACCAGCACTTAAGTGATTAATGCAGTTGTCCATATTTCGTATTCCACGATACTGTTCTTCAATTTGAAGACCTACCAACATGAATAAAGCAATGGCAATTCCTACTCCTGCATATGCTTTTAAAAAATACCCCATACATTTGATGATTTGTGGGCAGGTACTAGACCAAGGACAAGATTTGTTTTGCACTTTTTTTTTCATATCCAAATAGATTAACGCTATTTGTTAATTAAACAAACAAAATTTGAACGTGATTTAAAGGGAGGTGTATTTTCTAATTTAATATTACCAGTTAACTAACTTTCTGGGGAGAAAACATTCTTAACTGGTAAAATTAAATTAAATAATGATTGTTTACTAAGGTAATTTTACGCAGGGAGTATTGTTTAAATTGCATGACAGCTAGTGGCCTTAGTGAGGCGCTTAATTTATTTTACAATTGTTTCTACAAAGAAGAAGTGTTTCAAATTTACAAAAAAAAGCTTCATTAAGTGAGCAATTAAGGAACAAATAAATTCATGCAATTAATACATGGAAATATATTTCACTTATATCAATTAGGTGCTCATGTGATAGGAATAGTTAAGTAAAGATAAGCTTAATCAAAAAAACTTAATTTTTCCTTAAACAAACTTAATTAAAAAATAATTATGGAAGTAGCTGTAGGCGTAACATTGTTCCTAGTTGGTATCTTAGCCACCGTTGTTTTTATGTTTTTTTTAATCTGGTGCCAAAGTCCTAAAGAAGAAGAAGAATAAATATGTTTAGAGTTTCAATATATAAAGAGGGTGGAACCAAAAATAACAACATAAGTTTGGAAGAAATCTCAAAGGTTATATGCCCACAACTAGTAGAGATGCTTCAGCAAAGGAAATTACTCAGTACTGCTATTTCTAAATCCTCTGCTGTGATGTATACTTTTTCGTATACAGACAATGCTTAAATATCTCCATAAATTTTTATCATCTAAAAACCTGGAATTAATTGAAAATAGTTTTTTATGGTTTTTTTTTATAGGACTAATGGTTTGGTGTGCTTATCATCTTTTTCAATAGATTATTTTATAAAAATATTTTAAATAAATATTAATATGACACAAAATAATATTGGATGGAATTTTCAAAATAGTTATCTAAAGCTTGCGGATATAATGGTATCAAAATTACCGCCAGTTCCCGTTAAGAATCCAAAGGTTGTTTTGTACAACGCTCAACTAGAGCAAGAGTTAGGCTTAAACTTTTCTAGCTTAGATGAACAAGAAAAAGCTTCTTATTTATCTGGTAACACTATTCCAGAACAAACCACTCCTTGGGCAGAAGCTTATGCAGGGCATCAGTTTGGGCATCTTACCATGTTAGGGGATGGACGAGCAGTGGTGCTAGGAGAACACATTGCCCCCAATAAAAAAAGATTTGATATTCAATTTAAAGGATCTGGTGTTACACCATATTCGCGATCAGGAGATGGTAGGGCTGCATTGGGACCTATGCTACGCGAATACATTATTAGCGAAGCAATTCATTTTTTAAATATTCCAACTAGCAGAAGCTTAGCGGTGGTAACAACTGGAGAAGATGTAGTGAGAGAAACTATTCTGCCAGGAGCTATTCTTACTAGAGTGGCGGCTAGTCATATACGCGTGGGAACTTTTGAGTTTGTAGCCGCACAAAAAGATATCAATACTTTACAAGAATTAATTATGTACTGCATAGATAGACATTACCAAGAATTAAAAGGACAAAAAAATCCTGCACTTCAATTATTTCGAGCTGTTATGAATAGGCATGCGGATTTGATTGTTAATTATATGAGAGTTGGTTTTATTCATGGAGTTCTGAATACAGATAACGTTGCCATATCTGGAGAGAGTATAGATTACGGACCATGTGCATTCATGGATTCTTACGATCCCAAAACTAAGTTTAGTTCTATTGATCAGCAAGGAAGATATGCCTATGGAAATCAACCTATCATTGCCAAATGGAACATGGCTCGTTTTGCAGAAACACTTATTCCTTTGATTGATGTAGATTTAAATAAAGCAATTGAAATGCTTGAAGAGGAAGTAAATGAATTTAGTAAAATTTATATTAACAAAAGCCTGGAAATGATGAGAAATAAATTGGGAATTA encodes:
- a CDS encoding protein adenylyltransferase SelO; amino-acid sequence: MTQNNIGWNFQNSYLKLADIMVSKLPPVPVKNPKVVLYNAQLEQELGLNFSSLDEQEKASYLSGNTIPEQTTPWAEAYAGHQFGHLTMLGDGRAVVLGEHIAPNKKRFDIQFKGSGVTPYSRSGDGRAALGPMLREYIISEAIHFLNIPTSRSLAVVTTGEDVVRETILPGAILTRVAASHIRVGTFEFVAAQKDINTLQELIMYCIDRHYQELKGQKNPALQLFRAVMNRHADLIVNYMRVGFIHGVLNTDNVAISGESIDYGPCAFMDSYDPKTKFSSIDQQGRYAYGNQPIIAKWNMARFAETLIPLIDVDLNKAIEMLEEEVNEFSKIYINKSLEMMRNKLGIKGGVEEDSLLIKELLTWMQNNKADYTNTFVSIMNETFDQPVYQDQAFQECYKKLRIRKPNRETMRKNNPLVIPRNYQVEDSLKLAHEGNFESVASLLSVLRNPYNNSNNIKQFQDPGPASSIPYQTFCGT
- a CDS encoding AEC family transporter, producing the protein MEIEILKKLFEVIFPVFFIIGIGYLFGKKNPDFDSNVITSFAGTVGVPSLLFYSLTLSNLDFNIFLKFAGITLLCIGLFTLMGVILLIILKRNILRELPPIILPNMGNMGMAFCLFAYGAKGFSIASAIASVIMILHFTVNIFLAKGKFSIEPLLKSIPLYVICIAGIFLYFKIPVPKFVSNTTMLLGYTTIVLVLSSLGIALSSLRTVSIKKTLIISFARLIGGPIIAFAVIKFFGLTGYQAGVLFIQCSMPAAVLTYLLAKMYSPKEQADNIASVIATSTFISVVTIPVIVFIALTAFD